A window of the Hordeum vulgare subsp. vulgare chromosome 5H, MorexV3_pseudomolecules_assembly, whole genome shotgun sequence genome harbors these coding sequences:
- the LOC123399129 gene encoding UDP-glycosyltransferase 91C1-like, translating to MDADSSSSPLRVVVVPWLAFGHLLPYLELSERLAERGHSVSYVSTPRNLARLPPLRPAAAAAPRVDLVALPLPRVDGLPDGAESTNDISYSDRKFHWKAFDGLAAPFAEFLAAACADEATRPHWIIADCFHHWAAAAALDHKVPLAMLQPTAASVATALGPPSVQPDASVVEEQPAAAARAVPRYEREGHAALITGHGASSGGMSVIQRFILTKDRCTVAAMRSCIEWEPESFPLAETLLGKPVIPLGLLPPSADGARRAAAQGAEHATVRWLDAQPPDSVIYVALGSEVPLREEQARELALGLELAGTRFLWALRKPIGADDDPLPAGFQERTSGRGMVTTGWVPQMSILAHAAVGGFLTHCGRNSLIESLLFGHPLVMLPIYGDQGPNARQMAAKQVGLQVARNQDDGSFDRHGVSSAVRAVMVDEETRRGFVAGAAKMQAVVADTELHDRYIDEFVEHLRSCAAASAN from the exons ATGGACGCCGACTCCTCGTCCTCGCCGCTGCGCGTGGTGGTCGTCCCGTGGCTCGCGTTCGGCCACCTGCTCCCGTACCTGGAGCTCTCCGAGCGGCTCGCCGAGCGCGGCCACAGCGTGTCCTACGTCTCCACGCCGCGCAACCTCGCCCGCCTCCCGCCCctgcgccccgccgccgccgccgcgccgcgcGTGGACCTCGTCGCGCTCCCGCTGCCGCGCGTCGACGGCCTCCCCGACGGCGCCGAGTCCACCAACGACATCTCCTACAGCGACCGTAAGTTCCACTGGAAGGCCTTCGACGGCCTCGCCGCGCCCTTCGCCGAGTTCTTGGCTGCCGCGTGCGCCGACGAGGCCACCAGGCCTCACTGGATCATTGCCGACTGCTTCCACCActgggccgccgccgccgccctcgaccACAAG GTGCCATTGGCGATGCTTCAGCCGACCGCTGCTTCGGTCGCCACTGCGCTAGGCCCACCGTCGGTGCAGCCCGATGCCTCTGTGGTTGAAGAACAGCCAGCCGCGGCCGCGCGCGCTGTGCCCCGTTACGAGCGGGAGGGGCACGCAGCGCTGATCACTGGCCATGGCGCGTCGTCGGGTGGCATGTCCGTCATCCAGCGCTTTATCTTGACAAAGGACAGGTGCACGGTCGCGGCCATGCGGAGCTGTATCGAGTGGGAACCGGAGTCCTTCCCTCTGGCGGAGACGCTCCTCGGCAAGCCGGTTATTCCGCTCGGCCTTCTCCCTCCGTCAGCCGACGGAGCGCGCCGTGCCGCCGCCCAAGGAGCAGAGCACGCCACCGTGCGGTGGCTGGACGCACAACCGCCGGACTCCGTTATTTACGTCGCACTAGGAAGCGAGGTGCCGCTGCGCGAGGAGCAGGCGCGCGAGCTGGCCCTCGGCCTGGAGCTCGCCGGGACGCGCTTCCTCTGGGCTCTCAGGAAGCCCATCGGCGCCGATGACGATCCTCTCCCTGCCGGCTTCCAGGAACGCACCAGCGGCCGCGGCATGGTGACCACGGGGTGGGTTCCCCAGATGAGCATCCTGGCGCACGCGGCCGTGGGCGGGTTCCTGACGCACTGCGGCCGGAACTCGCTGATCGAGAGCCTACTGTTCGGGCACCCGCTCGTCATGCTGCCCATCTACGGTGACCAAGGGCCGAACGCGCGGCAGATGGCGGCGAAGCAGGTGGGGTTGCAGGTGGCGAGGAACCAGGACGACGGGTCGTTCGACCGCCATGGCGTCTCTAGCGCAGTCCGGGCCGTCATGGTTGACGAAGAGACAAGGAGGGGCTTCGTGGCCGGTGCAGCGAAGATGCAGGCGGTGGTAGCCGATACGGAGCTCCACGACAGGTACATCGATGAATTTGTCGAGCACCTCAGATCGTGCGCCGCAGCAAGTGCAAACTGA